A genomic window from Halorubrum trapanicum includes:
- a CDS encoding rhodanese-like domain-containing protein: MVETIAADEFRDRIDARRRGDRDFTVVDTRPEESFEGWRVADAIHYFYKPFHEFDLDDFEHETGLSPDDTVVTICAKGKASEDFAAELDAAGYDDVVVVADGMRGWSAVYDRTPVPLPDASDAAPPFDVVQVQRRAKGCLGYLVVGGREAGEADHVPANPDEGSDRVAVAVDVSRHGDEWVEAAAEYDASIAAVLDTHVHADHLSGGRALADDLGVPYYLPAAAAERDVAHAFEPIGRNETLDVGGVNLKALATPGHTDDGASYLVGDAAVLTGDTLFTNSVGRTELQFSAGGDENESESDAAGAARRLYDSLHGTLLAQPDGVVVCPGHFAVANDGTTGDVVPGEPVFTTVGAARREIEILGLDAADFVERITRTLPEKPPNYESVIAANRGVESPPDETAAIQLELGPNRCAAEPDAGSAADD, translated from the coding sequence ATGGTCGAGACGATAGCCGCCGACGAGTTCCGCGACAGGATCGACGCGCGGCGGCGCGGCGACCGGGATTTCACCGTGGTCGACACGCGACCCGAAGAGAGCTTCGAGGGGTGGCGCGTGGCGGACGCGATCCACTACTTCTACAAGCCGTTCCACGAGTTCGACCTCGACGACTTCGAGCACGAGACCGGCCTCTCGCCCGACGACACCGTCGTCACGATCTGCGCGAAGGGGAAGGCCTCGGAGGACTTCGCCGCCGAACTCGACGCGGCCGGGTACGACGACGTGGTCGTCGTCGCCGACGGCATGCGCGGCTGGTCGGCCGTCTACGACCGAACTCCCGTGCCGCTCCCAGACGCGTCCGACGCTGCCCCGCCGTTCGACGTCGTCCAGGTCCAGCGCCGCGCGAAGGGGTGTCTGGGGTATCTCGTAGTCGGCGGACGCGAGGCGGGCGAGGCGGACCACGTTCCCGCCAACCCTGACGAGGGCTCCGACCGCGTCGCAGTCGCTGTCGACGTCTCCAGACACGGCGACGAGTGGGTCGAGGCGGCCGCCGAGTACGACGCGTCGATCGCGGCCGTCCTCGACACGCACGTCCACGCGGACCACCTCTCGGGTGGCCGGGCCCTCGCGGACGACCTCGGGGTGCCATACTACCTGCCCGCCGCGGCCGCCGAACGCGACGTGGCGCACGCCTTCGAGCCGATCGGGCGCAACGAGACGCTCGACGTCGGCGGCGTCAACCTGAAGGCGCTCGCGACGCCCGGCCACACCGACGACGGGGCGAGCTACCTCGTCGGCGACGCGGCGGTCCTCACGGGCGACACGCTGTTCACGAATAGCGTCGGGCGGACGGAGCTCCAGTTCTCCGCGGGCGGCGACGAAAACGAGTCAGAGTCCGACGCCGCGGGCGCCGCCCGTCGCCTGTACGACTCGCTTCACGGGACGCTGCTCGCCCAGCCGGACGGTGTCGTCGTCTGCCCCGGGCACTTCGCGGTCGCGAACGACGGGACGACCGGCGACGTCGTCCCGGGCGAACCCGTCTTCACGACGGTCGGAGCGGCACGACGCGAGATCGAGATACTCGGCCTCGACGCGGCCGACTTCGTCGAGCGGATCACCCGGACGCTCCCGGAGAAGCCGCCGAACTACGAGTCGGTGATCGCGGCCAACCGCGGCGTCGAGTCGCCGCCGGACGAGACCGCGGCGATCCAACTCGAACTCGGGCCGAACCGCTGTGCTGCCGAGCCGGACGCCGGGTCCGCTGCGGACGACTGA
- a CDS encoding AAA family ATPase, translated as MVEAFAVASGKGGTGKTTSTLALGMALAADHDVTVVDADTGMANLLFHAGLDDAAVTLHDLLVEGTATDVSEAVYERFGLSVVPCGTSLAGFEAAEPERLRDVVAELARDTDVLLLDSPAALGSKSAVLPVVLADRVVVVVEPTIPALSDGLKVQEYARSYGTETAGVLFNKVRDEADDVAAQAERHFGGPVLANVPESDDVRAARRAGEPLLAHAPESEAAARYRRAADRLDVRDGDGDAVADRFRSAVVPDTP; from the coding sequence ATGGTCGAGGCGTTCGCGGTCGCCAGCGGAAAGGGCGGCACGGGGAAGACGACGAGCACGCTCGCGCTCGGGATGGCGCTCGCGGCCGACCACGACGTGACGGTCGTGGACGCCGACACCGGGATGGCGAACCTCCTCTTTCACGCGGGGCTCGACGACGCGGCGGTCACCCTCCACGACCTGCTCGTCGAGGGCACCGCGACGGACGTGAGCGAGGCCGTCTACGAGCGGTTCGGGCTCTCGGTCGTCCCCTGCGGCACCTCGCTCGCCGGCTTCGAGGCCGCGGAGCCGGAGCGCCTCCGCGACGTGGTTGCGGAACTCGCGCGCGACACCGACGTGCTCCTGCTCGACTCGCCGGCCGCGCTGGGCTCGAAGTCGGCCGTGCTCCCGGTCGTGCTGGCCGACCGCGTCGTGGTCGTCGTCGAGCCGACCATCCCCGCGCTCTCGGACGGCCTGAAGGTCCAGGAGTACGCCCGCTCGTACGGCACGGAGACCGCCGGCGTCCTGTTCAACAAGGTCCGGGACGAGGCCGACGACGTCGCCGCGCAGGCGGAGCGCCACTTCGGCGGCCCCGTCCTCGCGAACGTCCCCGAGAGCGACGACGTCCGGGCGGCGCGCAGAGCGGGAGAGCCCCTCCTCGCGCACGCCCCGGAGAGTGAGGCCGCCGCGCGCTACCGGCGGGCCGCCGACCGGCTCGACGTGCGCGACGGCGACGGCGACGCGGTGGCGGACCGGTTCCGCAGCGCGGTCGTCCCCGACACGCCATGA
- the ppsA gene encoding phosphoenolpyruvate synthase — translation MAVLLLEDVDADDVGTVGGKAASLGELIGAGLPVPPGFAVTAGTYRTFIEEAGIDDELFDAVDVDPEDSAALREAEARAEELILDTPFPEEVREEIVEQYRAMAEDGEEAFVAVRSSATAEDLPDSSFAGQQETFLNVREDDLLRRVKECWASLFTQRAIYYRQQRGFPHAEVDIAVVVQRMVDADKSGVMFTSHPSTGEPQVTIEAAWGLGEAVVSGTVSPDNYVYDRERGEVDAVTVADKKVEMVKDEETGETVQLDVGEDRRHERVLSDAEIGDLVELGERVEEHYGSPQDVEWAIYDGEIYMLQSRPITTIREDAGDEAGASGDAAGGGAAGGESAGATTADGAGGAPGSGPNGGTVGGDDADVLVDGLGASPGVVSGAVRLVHKLDHLDQVQEGDVMVTEMTMPDMVPAMKRAAGIVTDEGGMTSHAAIISRELGVPAVVGTGNGTRVLEDGQQVTLDGDKGTIRAGESESAESGEEFEPVEAARPETPVKPMTATEVKVNVSIPEAAERAAATGADGVGLLRIEHMVLSLGKTPEKYINDHGARAYQDELIEGVRRVADEFYPRPVRVRTIDAPTDEFRELEGGEGEPAEHNPMLGWRGIRRSLDKPEPFRQELAAFARLYDMGYDNLEVMFPLVNDAADVEGIADHMREAGIDPEARRWGVMIETPASALQIEELAEAGIDFASFGTNDLTQYTLAVDRNNEHVADRFDELHPAVLRLIGDTIETCRELGVDTSICGQAGSKPEMVEFLVEKGVSSISANIDAVRDVQHEVKRTEQRLLLDSVR, via the coding sequence ATGGCAGTACTCTTGCTGGAGGATGTCGATGCCGACGACGTCGGGACCGTCGGCGGAAAGGCCGCGTCGCTCGGCGAACTCATCGGTGCTGGGCTCCCGGTGCCGCCGGGGTTCGCCGTCACCGCGGGGACGTACCGCACCTTCATCGAGGAGGCCGGGATCGACGACGAGCTGTTCGACGCGGTCGACGTCGACCCCGAGGACTCCGCGGCGCTCCGCGAGGCCGAGGCGCGCGCGGAGGAACTCATCCTCGACACGCCGTTCCCCGAAGAGGTGCGCGAGGAGATCGTAGAGCAGTACCGCGCGATGGCCGAGGACGGCGAGGAGGCGTTCGTCGCGGTGCGCTCCTCGGCCACGGCCGAGGACCTCCCCGACTCCTCCTTTGCCGGCCAGCAGGAGACGTTCCTCAACGTCCGCGAGGACGACCTCCTCCGGCGCGTGAAGGAGTGCTGGGCCTCGCTTTTCACCCAGCGCGCGATCTACTACCGACAGCAGCGGGGGTTCCCGCACGCCGAGGTCGACATCGCGGTCGTCGTCCAGCGGATGGTCGACGCCGACAAGTCCGGCGTGATGTTCACCAGCCACCCCTCGACGGGCGAGCCGCAGGTCACCATCGAGGCCGCGTGGGGGCTCGGCGAGGCGGTCGTCTCCGGCACCGTCTCCCCCGACAACTACGTTTACGACCGCGAGCGCGGCGAGGTCGACGCGGTCACCGTCGCGGACAAGAAGGTCGAGATGGTGAAAGACGAGGAGACCGGCGAGACGGTCCAGCTCGACGTCGGCGAGGACCGCCGACACGAGCGGGTGCTCTCGGACGCCGAGATCGGCGATCTCGTCGAGCTCGGCGAGCGGGTCGAGGAGCACTACGGCTCGCCCCAAGACGTCGAGTGGGCGATCTACGACGGCGAGATATATATGCTCCAGTCGCGCCCGATCACGACGATCCGGGAGGACGCCGGCGACGAGGCGGGCGCGAGCGGCGACGCCGCGGGCGGGGGCGCCGCGGGCGGAGAGAGTGCGGGCGCGACGACCGCCGACGGCGCCGGGGGCGCGCCGGGAAGCGGCCCGAACGGCGGGACGGTCGGCGGGGACGACGCGGACGTCCTCGTCGACGGGCTCGGCGCCAGCCCGGGCGTCGTCTCCGGGGCCGTCCGGCTCGTCCACAAGCTCGACCACCTCGACCAAGTCCAGGAGGGCGACGTGATGGTGACGGAGATGACGATGCCGGACATGGTGCCCGCGATGAAACGCGCCGCCGGCATCGTCACCGACGAGGGGGGAATGACGAGCCACGCGGCGATCATCTCCCGCGAGCTCGGCGTCCCCGCGGTCGTCGGCACCGGCAACGGGACCCGCGTCCTCGAAGACGGCCAGCAGGTGACCCTCGACGGCGACAAGGGGACGATCCGCGCGGGCGAGTCGGAGTCGGCCGAGTCCGGCGAGGAGTTCGAGCCGGTTGAGGCCGCGCGCCCCGAGACACCCGTCAAGCCGATGACGGCGACGGAGGTGAAGGTGAACGTCTCGATCCCGGAGGCTGCCGAGCGCGCCGCGGCGACGGGCGCCGACGGCGTGGGGCTGCTCCGGATCGAGCACATGGTGCTCTCGCTCGGGAAGACCCCCGAGAAGTACATCAACGACCACGGCGCCCGCGCGTATCAGGACGAGCTGATCGAGGGCGTCCGCCGCGTCGCCGACGAGTTCTACCCCCGACCGGTCCGGGTTCGGACCATCGACGCGCCGACCGACGAGTTCCGCGAGCTGGAGGGCGGCGAGGGCGAACCCGCCGAACACAACCCGATGCTCGGCTGGCGCGGGATCCGCCGGAGCCTCGACAAGCCGGAGCCGTTCCGGCAGGAGCTGGCCGCGTTCGCGCGCCTCTACGACATGGGGTACGACAACCTGGAGGTGATGTTCCCCCTCGTCAACGACGCCGCGGACGTCGAGGGGATCGCGGACCACATGCGCGAGGCCGGGATCGACCCCGAGGCGCGCCGCTGGGGCGTGATGATCGAGACGCCCGCCAGCGCGCTCCAGATCGAGGAGCTGGCGGAGGCCGGCATCGACTTCGCCTCCTTCGGCACCAACGACCTCACGCAGTACACGCTCGCGGTCGACCGCAACAACGAGCACGTCGCCGACCGGTTCGACGAGCTCCACCCGGCCGTGCTGCGGCTCATCGGCGACACGATCGAGACGTGCCGCGAGCTCGGCGTCGACACCAGCATCTGCGGGCAGGCCGGCTCGAAGCCCGAGATGGTCGAGTTCCTCGTCGAGAAGGGCGTCTCCTCCATCTCCGCGAACATCGACGCGGTCCGCGACGTCCAACACGAGGTCAAACGGACCGAACAGCGCCTGCTGCTCGACTCGGTCCGCTGA
- the mfnA gene encoding tyrosine decarboxylase MfnA gives MRQPEPEPQSFDRVLSSMCTEPHPDARAAAERFLATNPGDPATYEAVAELEARAVEGLATLAAHPTPADAAGYVTSGGTEANVQAVRSARNRRSEGSTKRGDEVNVVAPASAHFSFHKAAEVLGVELRTVPLGDDHRADPEAVAAAVDDATALVVGVAGSTEYGRVDPIPELAAIAEEAGARLHVDAAWGGFVLPFTDHAWSFADAPVDTLTIDPHKFGQAPVPAGGLLAREDAALDALAVDTPYLESRSQATLTGTRSGAGVAGAAAAMDALWPDGYREAAERAADNADWLAAELADRGYDAVEPELPLVAADVPESEFAALREAGWKVSRTGAGELRVVCMPHVTRAALRAFLDDLDRIRR, from the coding sequence ATGCGACAGCCGGAACCGGAGCCGCAGTCGTTCGACCGGGTGCTCTCCTCGATGTGCACCGAGCCGCACCCGGACGCCCGCGCGGCCGCCGAGCGGTTCCTCGCCACGAACCCCGGCGACCCCGCCACGTACGAGGCGGTCGCGGAGCTGGAGGCGCGCGCGGTCGAGGGGCTCGCGACGCTCGCCGCCCACCCGACCCCGGCCGACGCCGCCGGGTACGTCACCTCCGGCGGCACCGAGGCGAACGTTCAGGCGGTGCGGTCGGCGCGGAACCGGCGCAGCGAAGGGAGTACGAAGCGCGGAGACGAGGTCAACGTCGTCGCGCCGGCGAGCGCGCACTTCTCGTTTCACAAGGCCGCGGAGGTTCTCGGCGTCGAACTGCGGACGGTCCCCCTCGGCGACGACCACCGGGCCGACCCCGAGGCCGTCGCGGCCGCGGTCGACGACGCGACCGCGCTCGTCGTCGGCGTCGCCGGCAGCACGGAGTACGGGCGGGTCGACCCGATCCCCGAGCTGGCGGCGATCGCCGAGGAGGCCGGCGCGCGGCTCCACGTCGACGCCGCGTGGGGCGGGTTCGTCCTCCCCTTCACCGACCACGCGTGGTCGTTCGCCGACGCGCCGGTCGACACGCTGACGATCGACCCCCACAAGTTCGGGCAGGCACCGGTCCCCGCCGGCGGTCTGCTGGCCCGCGAGGACGCCGCGCTCGACGCGCTCGCGGTCGACACCCCGTACCTGGAGTCCCGGTCGCAGGCGACGCTGACCGGGACCCGGAGCGGCGCGGGCGTCGCCGGCGCCGCCGCGGCGATGGACGCGCTGTGGCCCGACGGCTACCGCGAGGCCGCGGAGCGCGCGGCCGACAACGCCGACTGGCTCGCCGCCGAACTCGCGGACCGCGGGTACGACGCCGTCGAGCCCGAACTCCCGCTCGTCGCGGCCGACGTGCCCGAGTCCGAGTTCGCCGCCCTTCGCGAGGCTGGCTGGAAGGTGTCGCGGACCGGCGCGGGAGAGCTCCGCGTGGTGTGTATGCCGCACGTGACGCGGGCGGCGCTGCGGGCGTTCCTCGACGACCTCGACCGGATCCGGCGGTAG
- a CDS encoding halocyanin domain-containing protein yields the protein MSSDDVSRRTFMRTAGGAAAAAGAATATAGTAAAQEVEPDWPSAAVGNVGSYTDARGQDSVTISVGAGDQGLAFDPTLVWVDEGTTITWEWTGAGGSHNVQTVNGPASLDSGNPVGEEGATYEYETSGEDAGITHYHCVPHTAVGMHGGLAVGGDVATVETGGGGGSNAVFVPDAARALGIATFIAMVSTLGLAFVFMKYGGTITGQDQA from the coding sequence ATGAGTTCGGACGACGTCTCTCGGCGCACGTTCATGCGGACGGCCGGCGGTGCGGCGGCCGCCGCCGGCGCGGCGACGGCGACGGCGGGGACGGCGGCTGCACAGGAAGTGGAACCCGACTGGCCGAGCGCCGCCGTCGGGAACGTGGGCTCGTACACCGACGCCCGCGGTCAGGACTCGGTGACTATCTCGGTCGGCGCCGGCGACCAGGGGCTCGCGTTCGACCCGACCCTCGTGTGGGTCGACGAGGGGACGACGATCACCTGGGAGTGGACGGGCGCCGGGGGCTCGCACAACGTCCAGACGGTCAACGGCCCAGCGAGCCTCGACAGCGGTAACCCCGTCGGCGAGGAGGGGGCCACCTACGAGTACGAGACGTCCGGCGAGGACGCCGGCATCACCCACTACCACTGCGTCCCCCACACCGCGGTCGGCATGCACGGCGGCCTCGCCGTCGGCGGGGACGTCGCCACCGTCGAGACCGGCGGTGGCGGCGGCTCGAACGCGGTGTTCGTCCCGGACGCCGCCCGCGCGCTCGGGATCGCGACGTTCATCGCGATGGTGAGCACGCTGGGGCTGGCGTTCGTCTTCATGAAGTACGGCGGCACGATCACCGGACAGGACCAGGCGTAG
- a CDS encoding glycosyltransferase has protein sequence MRVAFVSLFAPGHGETPARTRTLRTARALADRGHDVTWLCAQWWGGDHDSFSEDGVEYRSVTVDPAPVAFAAKLPVALRRVGPDVVHAVNTPPTPALAATVAGSLSRAPVVVDWWRDHPADARRWYRPLARRADAVTAPSRTTKTRVREHGADGDDVRVLPESIDFDAVEAAGVDDRFDAVYSRRLDRHANVETFLLGLAELRGRDWTAAVIGDGPERGRIEEIARDLRIDDRVEFLGDLPVEERIPVFKGTHVAVATATWETFATDLLWAVACGCVALVEYQADSSAHELVEGRERGRLVTSPAELADEFVAVGDLERRAVDREFASFDHDAVIDRYVALYEELVDGE, from the coding sequence ATGCGCGTCGCGTTCGTCTCGCTCTTCGCCCCCGGACACGGGGAGACTCCAGCGCGAACGCGAACACTGCGGACCGCCCGCGCGCTCGCCGACCGCGGTCACGACGTGACCTGGCTCTGCGCGCAGTGGTGGGGCGGCGACCACGATTCGTTCTCCGAGGACGGCGTCGAGTACCGGTCGGTCACCGTCGATCCCGCGCCGGTCGCGTTCGCCGCGAAGCTCCCGGTCGCGCTCCGGCGCGTCGGTCCCGACGTCGTTCACGCGGTCAACACCCCGCCGACGCCCGCGCTCGCCGCCACGGTCGCGGGGTCGCTCTCGCGGGCCCCGGTCGTCGTCGACTGGTGGCGCGACCACCCGGCCGACGCCCGCCGCTGGTACCGGCCCCTCGCGCGGCGCGCGGACGCGGTGACTGCCCCCTCCCGGACCACGAAGACGCGCGTCCGCGAACACGGCGCCGACGGCGACGACGTGCGCGTGCTCCCCGAGAGCATCGACTTCGACGCCGTCGAGGCCGCGGGCGTCGACGACCGCTTCGACGCGGTGTACTCGCGGCGGCTCGACCGCCACGCCAACGTCGAGACGTTCCTCCTCGGGCTCGCCGAGCTTCGCGGCCGCGACTGGACCGCCGCGGTGATCGGCGACGGGCCGGAGCGCGGCCGGATCGAGGAGATCGCCCGCGACCTCCGGATCGACGACCGGGTCGAGTTCCTCGGCGACCTGCCGGTCGAGGAGCGGATCCCGGTATTTAAAGGAACGCACGTCGCGGTCGCGACCGCGACGTGGGAGACGTTCGCGACCGACCTGCTGTGGGCGGTCGCGTGCGGCTGCGTCGCCCTCGTCGAGTACCAGGCCGACTCCAGCGCCCACGAGCTCGTCGAGGGGCGCGAGCGCGGGCGGCTCGTGACGAGCCCGGCCGAGCTGGCCGACGAGTTCGTCGCGGTCGGCGACCTCGAACGCCGCGCGGTCGACCGCGAGTTCGCCTCGTTCGACCACGACGCGGTGATCGACCGCTACGTCGCGCTGTACGAGGAGCTCGTCGACGGGGAGTGA
- a CDS encoding S9 family peptidase: MRQYDIERYLNVRNAGGADLGPDGRLSFLLDTTGTGQVWSVREPESWPEQHTFFEESVSFVDSSPERSEAVFGMDEGGNERAQLYRLDYESGAITNLTDMPEAKHRWGGWDSTGDRFAFASNRRDEAVFDVYVQGRDETGDDAELVYEGDGWLSVAGWSPSDDRLIVHEARSSFDHDVYTLDLSTGDLTHHTPHEGDVRYSGPEWGPDGEGIYLVTDRDTDTLRLERLDLATDEFDVVADGGEWNVDGVAIDDESRRLVYSRNVDGYTELTAGELVAPDRIDEFPEPDLPDGVAGGVSFGPDGDRFAVTATGSTHNANVYVVDATTGEAERWTRASTAGIPPDTFVERELVHYPTFDVDERRSSASETSSRAGREIPAFFSVPETEPPESGYPVVVDIHGGPESQRRPSFASVTQYLLNNGYAVFEPNVRGSSGYGKAYSGLDDVENRMDSVKDIREGVGWLHDHPEVDPDRVVAMGGSYGGFMVLASLTEYPELWAAGVDIVGIANFVTFLENTGDWRRSLREAEYGSLDEDREFLESVSPINNIERIEAPLFVLHGENDPRVPVGEAEQIVEEAREQGVPVRKLIFDDEGHGFAKLDNRIEAYREIVDFLAEHV; the protein is encoded by the coding sequence ATGCGACAGTACGACATCGAACGCTACCTCAACGTCCGGAACGCGGGCGGCGCCGACCTCGGTCCCGACGGCCGGCTGTCCTTCCTCCTCGACACGACCGGGACGGGCCAGGTGTGGTCGGTCCGCGAGCCGGAGTCGTGGCCCGAACAGCACACCTTCTTCGAGGAGTCCGTCTCCTTCGTCGACTCCTCGCCGGAGCGCTCCGAGGCCGTCTTCGGCATGGACGAGGGGGGCAACGAGCGCGCGCAGCTGTACCGGCTCGACTACGAGTCGGGCGCGATCACGAACCTGACCGACATGCCCGAGGCGAAACACCGATGGGGCGGCTGGGACTCGACGGGCGACCGGTTCGCGTTCGCGTCGAACCGCCGCGACGAGGCCGTCTTCGACGTGTACGTCCAGGGCCGCGACGAGACCGGCGACGACGCCGAACTCGTGTACGAGGGGGACGGCTGGCTCTCGGTGGCCGGCTGGTCGCCGAGCGACGACCGGCTGATCGTCCACGAGGCGCGCTCCTCGTTCGACCACGACGTGTACACCCTCGATCTGTCGACCGGCGACCTCACCCACCACACGCCCCACGAGGGCGACGTGCGCTACTCCGGCCCGGAGTGGGGCCCCGACGGCGAGGGAATATACCTCGTCACCGACCGCGACACGGACACCCTCCGGTTAGAGCGGCTCGACCTGGCGACCGACGAGTTCGACGTCGTCGCCGACGGCGGCGAGTGGAACGTCGACGGCGTCGCGATAGACGACGAGTCCCGCCGGCTCGTCTACTCCCGGAACGTCGACGGCTACACCGAGCTCACCGCCGGCGAACTCGTCGCGCCCGACCGGATCGACGAGTTCCCGGAACCGGACCTCCCGGACGGCGTCGCGGGCGGCGTGAGCTTCGGCCCCGACGGCGACCGGTTCGCGGTGACGGCGACGGGCAGCACGCACAACGCGAACGTCTACGTGGTCGACGCGACCACGGGCGAGGCCGAGCGCTGGACGCGCGCCTCGACGGCGGGCATCCCCCCGGACACGTTCGTCGAGCGCGAGCTGGTTCACTATCCCACCTTCGACGTCGACGAACGACGTTCGTCGGCCAGCGAGACGTCGTCTCGCGCTGGTCGAGAGATCCCCGCGTTCTTCTCCGTGCCCGAGACCGAGCCGCCGGAGTCGGGCTACCCGGTCGTGGTCGACATCCACGGGGGGCCGGAGTCGCAGCGGCGGCCCTCCTTCGCCTCGGTCACGCAGTACCTCCTGAACAACGGGTACGCGGTCTTCGAGCCCAACGTCCGCGGCTCCTCGGGCTACGGGAAGGCGTACTCCGGGCTCGACGACGTAGAGAACCGGATGGACTCGGTGAAGGACATCCGGGAGGGGGTCGGCTGGCTCCACGACCACCCCGAGGTCGACCCCGACCGCGTCGTCGCGATGGGCGGCTCCTACGGCGGCTTCATGGTGCTCGCGTCGCTGACCGAGTACCCGGAGCTGTGGGCCGCCGGCGTCGACATCGTCGGCATCGCGAACTTCGTCACGTTCTTGGAGAACACCGGCGACTGGCGGCGCTCGCTGCGCGAGGCCGAGTACGGCTCGCTCGACGAGGACCGCGAGTTCTTGGAGTCCGTCTCGCCGATCAACAACATCGAACGGATCGAGGCCCCCCTCTTCGTCCTCCACGGCGAGAACGACCCGCGGGTGCCCGTCGGCGAGGCCGAACAGATCGTCGAGGAGGCGCGCGAACAGGGCGTCCCCGTCCGGAAGCTGATCTTCGACGACGAGGGGCACGGGTTCGCGAAGCTCGACAACCGGATCGAGGCGTACCGCGAGATCGTCGACTTCCTCGCCGAACACGTCTGA
- a CDS encoding aldo/keto reductase, whose translation MPVLGLGTWENDDPAQCTESVANALDAGYRHVDTAQIYGNEAAVGEGIAESDVDRDEIFLASKVWIDELSPEDVVSSTRESLDKLGVDAVDLMYVHWPAGEYEPEETLPAFAELRDDGLIDRIGVSNFEPHHLDAAADALGEAPFANQVEMHPLLRQEELREYADANDVELVAYSPLARGEILDDPAIVDIAEKHGVSAAQVSLAWLREKGVTAIPKATGIDHIRDNLASVDLRLDDEDVAAIDSLGRTDRQLNPDFGPDW comes from the coding sequence ATGCCCGTCCTCGGGCTCGGAACGTGGGAGAACGACGACCCGGCGCAGTGTACCGAGTCGGTCGCGAACGCGCTTGACGCCGGCTACCGACACGTCGACACCGCCCAGATCTACGGCAACGAGGCGGCCGTCGGCGAGGGGATCGCGGAGAGCGACGTCGACCGCGACGAGATCTTCCTCGCGTCGAAGGTGTGGATCGACGAGCTCTCGCCCGAGGACGTAGTCTCCTCGACCCGCGAGAGCCTCGACAAGCTCGGCGTCGACGCGGTCGACCTCATGTACGTCCACTGGCCGGCCGGGGAGTACGAGCCCGAGGAGACGCTGCCGGCGTTCGCCGAGCTGCGCGACGACGGCCTCATCGACCGCATCGGCGTCTCCAACTTCGAGCCGCATCACCTCGACGCCGCGGCGGACGCGCTCGGCGAGGCGCCGTTCGCGAATCAGGTCGAGATGCACCCGCTGCTCCGCCAGGAGGAGCTGCGCGAGTACGCCGACGCCAACGACGTGGAACTCGTCGCCTACTCGCCGCTCGCCCGCGGGGAGATCCTCGACGACCCCGCGATCGTCGACATCGCGGAGAAGCACGGCGTCAGCGCCGCGCAGGTGAGCCTCGCGTGGCTCCGCGAGAAGGGCGTCACCGCCATTCCGAAGGCGACCGGGATCGACCACATCCGCGACAACCTCGCGAGCGTCGACCTCCGGCTCGACGACGAGGACGTCGCGGCGATCGACTCCCTCGGCCGCACCGACCGCCAGCTCAACCCCGACTTCGGGCCGGACTGGTAA